Proteins encoded together in one Juglans regia cultivar Chandler chromosome 9, Walnut 2.0, whole genome shotgun sequence window:
- the LOC108994367 gene encoding ATP synthase subunit delta, chloroplastic-like, producing the protein MAALQHTPISLQSPPSARIPRTSIHNLSFSTAFPSLRTRQKLAVATGNGRARMASAAASSYAVALADLAKSNNTLEKTCDDVEKIEKIFSEKQVYDFFINPTIDAEKKRQMLDEISSSSSLQPYTNNFLNILVDAKRIDLINEIVKEYEIVYNKLTDTVMAVVSSVVQLESQHLTQIAKQVQKLTGAKNVRVKTMIDPTLVAGFTVRYGSTGSKLIDLSVKKQLEEIATQLDLGDIKLGV; encoded by the coding sequence ATGGCCGCCCTCCAGCACACCCCCATTTCCCTCCAGTCCCCACCTTCCGCCCGAATCCCAAGAACATCAATCCACAACCTCTCCTTCTCCACCGCGTTCCCATCTCTCAGAACCAGACAGAAACTTGCCGTCGCTACCGGTAATGGCCGCGCCAGAATGGCTTCCGCAGCCGCCAGTAGCTACGCCGTGGCCCTGGCCGACCTCGCGAAGTCCAACAACACCCTCGAAAAGACCTGCGACGACGTCGAGAAAATCGAGAAGATCTTCTCGGAAAAACAGGTGTACGACTTCTTCATCAACCCCACCATCGATGCGGAGAAGAAGCGCCAGATGCTCGACGAAATTTCGAGCTCGTCGAGCCTCCAGCCCTACACGAACAACTTCCTCAACATCCTGGTCGACGCCAAGCGGATCGACCTGATCAATGAAATCGTGAAGGAGTACGAGATCGTGTACAACAAGCTGACCGATACAGTAATGGCGGTGGTGAGCTCGGTGGTGCAGCTGGAGTCGCAGCACCTGACCCAGATTGCAAAGCAGGTGCAGAAGCTGACTGGGGCCAAGAACGTGAGGGTCAAGACCATGATTGATCCCACCTTGGTGGCCGGATTCACCGTCAGGTACGGAAGCACGGGCTCCAAGTTGATCGACCTGAGCGTCAAGAAGCAGCTCGAGGAAATCGCTACTCAGCTTGACTTGGGTGATATTAAATTAGGCGTATGa